Proteins from a single region of Flavobacterium sp. K5-23:
- the ctlX gene encoding citrulline utilization hydrolase CtlX: MKQTTNSILMIRPVAFRMNEQTAVNNYYQKVLDELLPATVNLKAQQEFDAFVEKLKSVGVDVTVFDDTLNPDTPDSIFPNNWISFHENGDVALYPMFADNRRRERREEILDVLEEKGFQIENIVDYTSAEEDGFFLEGTGSLLLDRANGIAYCALSPRADEELFIEFCEDFDYAPVLFESFQTVNGERKLIYHTNVMMCLGETFAVICADSIDDKKERKMVLDSLKKDKKEVVLITEDQVNNFAGNMLEVRGANDKRYLVMSSAAHKCLTDKQILQLEKHAEILSSSLDTIEACGGGSARCMMAEIFLPKV, translated from the coding sequence CAAAAAGTGCTGGATGAACTTTTGCCAGCGACTGTTAATCTAAAGGCTCAGCAGGAATTTGATGCTTTTGTAGAAAAGCTAAAATCCGTAGGGGTAGATGTGACAGTATTTGATGATACATTAAATCCAGATACTCCAGACAGTATTTTTCCTAATAATTGGATTTCATTTCATGAAAATGGTGATGTAGCTTTGTATCCTATGTTTGCGGATAATCGACGTAGAGAACGTAGAGAAGAGATTCTTGATGTTTTGGAGGAAAAAGGGTTTCAAATTGAAAACATTGTTGATTATACCTCTGCAGAGGAGGATGGTTTTTTCTTAGAAGGAACAGGTAGTTTACTGCTTGATAGGGCTAATGGAATTGCTTATTGCGCTTTGTCACCTAGAGCTGATGAAGAACTTTTTATCGAATTCTGCGAAGATTTTGATTACGCGCCTGTTTTGTTTGAATCGTTTCAGACAGTAAATGGAGAACGCAAACTGATTTATCACACTAATGTAATGATGTGCTTAGGAGAAACTTTTGCGGTTATTTGTGCTGATAGTATAGATGATAAAAAAGAGCGCAAAATGGTTTTAGATAGCCTTAAAAAAGACAAAAAAGAAGTTGTTTTGATTACTGAAGATCAAGTCAATAATTTTGCTGGAAATATGCTAGAAGTTCGTGGAGCTAATGATAAAAGATATTTGGTTATGAGTTCTGCAGCTCACAAATGTTTAACAGATAAGCAAATTTTGCAATTGGAGAAACATGCTGAAATTTTGAGCTCAAGTTTAGATACCATTGAGGCTTGTGGTGGCGGAAGCGCTAGATGTATGATGGCAGAAATCTTCTTGCCTAAAGTATAA